In Dehalococcoidia bacterium, one genomic interval encodes:
- a CDS encoding type II toxin-antitoxin system RelB/DinJ family antitoxin, which produces MAKTEMIRARVEPELKREAEDLFSTLGLSTTEAITLFYKQVTLHQGLPFAVRIPNEETVEALEQARNRDGLTEYGSLDELKASID; this is translated from the coding sequence ATGGCTAAGACCGAAATGATACGCGCCCGCGTCGAGCCAGAGTTGAAACGAGAAGCCGAGGACCTCTTCTCGACTCTCGGGTTATCAACGACAGAGGCCATAACACTCTTTTACAAACAGGTGACACTGCACCAGGGTCTGCCCTTTGCAGTCAGGATACCCAACGAGGAAACCGTAGAGGCGCTGGAGCAGGCTAGAAACAGGGATGGTCTGACCGAGTACGGCAGTCTGGATGAGCTCAAGGCCAGTATCGACTAA
- a CDS encoding cupin domain-containing protein, which translates to MPIVDHNNAPEVPWRPNYRKWAITQEGDGTTSTDAAISEVGVGTGAPLHTHEDDELIVVLSGTLSVRYGDETHEVGADHTIVVPPNVPHGFTAIGDGPATIIGMFPAKDPFLRTKFLEGEPPEVHR; encoded by the coding sequence ATGCCAATCGTAGACCACAACAACGCTCCTGAGGTGCCCTGGAGGCCAAACTACCGCAAGTGGGCGATTACGCAGGAGGGCGACGGCACGACCTCGACGGACGCCGCGATAAGCGAGGTCGGAGTCGGCACTGGAGCCCCGCTGCACACCCACGAAGACGATGAGCTGATCGTAGTCCTCAGCGGTACGCTCAGCGTCCGCTACGGTGACGAGACCCACGAGGTAGGCGCAGACCACACCATCGTCGTACCCCCCAACGTCCCACACGGTTTCACCGCCATCGGCGACGGCCCAGCCACCATCATCGGAATGTTCCCAGCCAAAGACCCGTTCCTACGGACCAAGTTCCTAGAGGGAGAGCCGCCCGAGGTGCATAGGTAG
- a CDS encoding CoA transferase: MPETPSALDGITVVDLSTGLAGGLASMFLADNGARVVRIAFYDEDVVRMPGIFAVYDRGKEVLRLDPDASPEAVGELCADADIVLDDFAPGSSLRAQLGIDGLRSDNERLIHCSITAYGSDGPLKDEPADHDLVAARTGVLASQPSYRGGPIHVVHPIAYVGAGMLAALGICAAIYRREKTGIGSRVETSLMAGALLYTPKAVSDAIPTRNALPSPQGGGPFYSVFECADGEWLQIGCIHSGFVDLASVVIGVADVIAMNPEFGDGRWPATEDARRRLFDIVADRIRTRPSDEWIEELWAADVPCDLVRSAQEAMSDPQIIHDGLVQQLDDPVLGDTAMMGLPIKLAATPGQVRGPRVGGLQTRPYREHENRSQSRHSRESGNPGVEEGESSLPLSGVRIMEMTNVIAGPVAGRLLADLDAEMVKFESLDGDISRPAGGAGFISYNTNKISVSVNTRTDEGKEVARRLAATSDAILANMRPGATDRMGLDSETLNELNPGLIQSHVTAYGWDGPYSHRPGVDPIAQAITGLQHAQGGYDNPPVYLGVLAPCDYTGGALGALGTVLGLVARERLGTAQRVNTSLLAAGSLMCMDGFMRYEDMTPRPLPDSDQYGVSPLRRVYSASDGWIAVAADSPVTGLTWLSSSEQAERAIADMTVSEVLNTLRQHGVPCAPVVENYVNGFFDDPQTQSNRMATVLDHPSLGPVKMSGNLVAFDGSTTLPTRPTPLLGQHTREVLDELGYTPDQIDELYELGVVKTEAPA; encoded by the coding sequence ATGCCTGAAACTCCGTCTGCCCTCGACGGCATCACGGTCGTAGACCTGTCGACCGGGCTGGCCGGTGGGCTCGCTTCGATGTTCCTGGCTGACAACGGCGCTCGCGTCGTGCGCATTGCTTTCTACGACGAAGACGTGGTGCGTATGCCCGGCATCTTCGCCGTGTACGACCGGGGCAAGGAGGTGCTCAGGCTCGACCCGGACGCGTCGCCAGAGGCCGTTGGGGAACTGTGTGCGGATGCGGACATCGTGCTCGACGACTTCGCTCCGGGCTCGTCTCTGAGAGCCCAGCTCGGAATCGACGGTCTCAGGTCTGACAACGAGCGGCTCATACACTGCTCGATTACCGCATACGGCTCGGACGGTCCCCTGAAGGACGAGCCTGCCGACCACGACCTCGTGGCAGCCCGGACGGGTGTTCTTGCAAGCCAGCCCTCGTACCGTGGCGGACCGATTCACGTGGTCCATCCGATCGCGTACGTAGGGGCTGGAATGCTCGCTGCGTTGGGAATATGCGCCGCGATCTACCGCCGCGAGAAGACGGGCATCGGCTCGCGAGTGGAGACCTCGCTGATGGCGGGTGCGCTGCTGTACACGCCCAAGGCAGTGAGTGACGCGATTCCCACGCGGAACGCGCTCCCGTCTCCACAGGGCGGCGGACCGTTCTACAGCGTGTTCGAGTGCGCTGACGGTGAGTGGCTCCAGATCGGCTGCATCCATTCCGGTTTCGTAGACCTCGCCTCAGTGGTGATCGGCGTCGCCGACGTCATCGCGATGAATCCAGAGTTTGGCGACGGCCGCTGGCCAGCTACTGAGGACGCTCGCAGGCGGCTCTTCGACATAGTCGCCGACAGGATCCGTACCCGTCCCTCGGACGAGTGGATAGAAGAGCTGTGGGCTGCCGACGTCCCGTGCGACCTCGTAAGAAGCGCGCAGGAAGCGATGTCAGACCCCCAGATCATCCACGATGGCCTCGTTCAGCAGTTGGACGACCCTGTGCTTGGTGACACCGCGATGATGGGGTTGCCCATCAAGTTGGCCGCGACCCCGGGACAGGTACGTGGTCCACGCGTGGGCGGGTTACAAACCCGCCCCTACCGGGAACACGAGAACCGCTCCCAGTCCCGTCATTCCCGGGAAAGCGGGAACCCAGGGGTAGAGGAGGGTGAATCCAGCCTCCCGCTCTCTGGCGTCCGCATCATGGAGATGACCAACGTGATTGCCGGGCCGGTTGCGGGGCGGCTTCTCGCTGACCTCGACGCTGAGATGGTCAAGTTCGAGTCGCTGGACGGCGACATCTCCAGACCAGCCGGGGGCGCGGGCTTCATCTCGTACAACACGAACAAGATATCGGTCTCGGTCAACACGCGCACCGACGAGGGCAAGGAGGTTGCCCGGCGTCTAGCGGCCACCTCTGACGCCATTCTCGCCAACATGAGGCCCGGCGCGACAGACCGCATGGGACTGGACAGCGAGACGCTCAACGAACTCAACCCCGGACTAATCCAATCGCACGTCACTGCTTACGGATGGGACGGACCGTACTCGCACCGTCCCGGAGTCGACCCGATCGCGCAGGCGATCACAGGACTCCAGCACGCCCAGGGCGGGTACGATAACCCTCCGGTGTACCTGGGTGTGCTCGCCCCGTGCGACTACACAGGTGGCGCGCTGGGGGCGTTGGGCACGGTCCTCGGCCTGGTGGCGCGGGAACGACTTGGGACTGCCCAGCGGGTCAACACCAGCTTGCTGGCTGCCGGATCTCTCATGTGCATGGATGGCTTCATGCGGTACGAGGACATGACGCCCAGGCCGCTGCCGGACAGCGACCAGTACGGGGTCAGCCCACTTCGCCGAGTGTACAGCGCATCGGACGGCTGGATTGCGGTAGCTGCCGATTCACCTGTAACCGGACTGACTTGGCTATCGAGCTCGGAACAGGCCGAGCGTGCCATCGCTGACATGACGGTCAGTGAAGTCCTGAATACGCTCCGACAGCACGGCGTCCCATGTGCTCCGGTGGTCGAAAACTACGTCAACGGGTTCTTCGATGATCCGCAGACGCAGTCAAATCGAATGGCGACCGTACTGGACCACCCCTCGCTGGGACCGGTGAAGATGAGCGGCAACCTCGTGGCCTTTGACGGTTCCACCACGTTGCCGACTCGACCGACACCGCTTCTCGGCCAGCACACCAGGGAAGTGCTGGATGAACTCGGATACACCCCGGACCAGATTGACGAGTTGTACGAACTCGGTGTGGTGAAGACCGAAGCTCCGGCATGA
- a CDS encoding MFS transporter, with amino-acid sequence MVISTTPMFHAMGLWFVALEHSFGWTRTQLSLAFAFTRVEGGILGPVEGYLTDRLGTKRLVIIGMTIMGFGWLLFSLVQDTKDVPILRDMPFHVLPDFTQAIIPPLTFYAVYMLIALGQGLGSWLPLMAMLNNWFNRRRAMAMGLSNSTSRVGTLIMIPAIAWAIDPEFERLGWRLTVVIIGIAILVVNLPLSLLIRNRPEDYGLLPDGDKPEEPASEPSDSVSSDDRPAETVSRRAPEQIDFTWQQAVRTPAFWLISVGHGCTSMVLIAMMAHLAPMMVDRGYSLQTASFVITGYTVVSMVFQLIGGYFGDRVPKRLALFVFTWIQASGVFLLTLGPATLPVAYGFALLFGAGFGGRNPLTVSIRGEYFGRKSFGVIMGISQVPMNILLLAAPVFAGVVYDVTGEYTIAFTVLASLNMVGGVLFLLATRPRLTQPARAVARA; translated from the coding sequence ATGGTCATCTCGACCACCCCGATGTTCCACGCGATGGGCCTGTGGTTCGTCGCGCTCGAGCACTCCTTCGGCTGGACCCGGACGCAGCTATCGCTGGCGTTCGCGTTCACGCGAGTCGAGGGCGGAATCCTGGGCCCGGTCGAGGGGTACCTGACCGACAGGCTGGGCACCAAACGGCTCGTGATAATCGGCATGACCATCATGGGTTTCGGCTGGCTGCTGTTCAGCCTTGTCCAGGACACAAAGGACGTGCCTATCCTCAGGGATATGCCGTTCCACGTGCTGCCGGACTTCACGCAGGCGATTATCCCGCCGCTCACGTTCTATGCGGTCTATATGCTCATCGCGCTCGGCCAGGGACTTGGAAGCTGGCTCCCGCTCATGGCGATGCTGAACAACTGGTTCAACCGTCGCAGAGCGATGGCGATGGGACTCTCGAACTCGACGAGCAGGGTCGGCACTCTGATCATGATCCCGGCCATCGCGTGGGCAATCGATCCTGAGTTTGAGAGGCTCGGCTGGCGGCTGACCGTCGTGATCATCGGCATCGCGATCCTGGTGGTAAACCTTCCGCTCTCGCTGCTTATCCGCAACAGGCCGGAGGACTACGGACTGCTGCCGGACGGGGACAAGCCTGAAGAGCCCGCCAGTGAACCGTCAGACAGCGTGTCTTCCGATGACAGGCCTGCGGAGACGGTGTCGAGGCGGGCGCCGGAGCAGATCGACTTCACATGGCAGCAGGCGGTGCGAACACCAGCATTCTGGCTGATCAGTGTCGGACACGGCTGCACGTCCATGGTGCTGATCGCAATGATGGCCCACCTCGCGCCGATGATGGTAGACCGGGGCTACAGCCTGCAGACAGCGTCGTTCGTCATTACGGGGTACACGGTCGTGTCGATGGTCTTTCAGCTAATCGGCGGCTACTTCGGTGACAGGGTGCCAAAGCGACTCGCCCTGTTTGTGTTCACATGGATACAGGCATCCGGTGTGTTCCTGCTGACACTCGGGCCGGCGACTCTGCCTGTGGCATACGGGTTCGCGCTGCTGTTCGGCGCCGGCTTCGGCGGACGCAACCCGCTGACAGTGTCCATACGCGGAGAGTACTTCGGAAGAAAGTCGTTCGGAGTCATCATGGGCATATCCCAGGTGCCAATGAACATACTGCTGCTCGCCGCGCCTGTTTTCGCGGGAGTGGTGTACGACGTGACAGGCGAGTACACGATTGCGTTCACGGTGCTCGCCAGTCTAAACATGGTCGGCGGAGTGCTGTTCCTGCTGGCAACGCGACCAAGACTCACTCAACCCGCGAGGGCCGTCGCGCGGGCATAG
- a CDS encoding sulfite oxidase-like oxidoreductase, whose amino-acid sequence MLNKLGRITRLNPDRVQPDAPPGQFVTDRFPVLTFGPTPRINLDDWQFKISGLVDEEITLDWKQFNDLPQITLDAEFHCVTQWSKLQNTWQGILFTDVMKLVTPKPGYGGYSTNVALDVLVDDDVMFAHSHDGAPLTPEHGGPMRLVVPKRYGWKSAKWVNGIEFMAEDEPGFWEMRGYHMEGDPWKEERFWSSLTY is encoded by the coding sequence ATGCTCAACAAGCTCGGACGTATTACAAGACTCAACCCGGACCGTGTGCAGCCCGATGCGCCTCCCGGTCAGTTCGTCACCGACAGATTCCCAGTGCTGACATTCGGCCCGACACCTCGAATCAATCTCGATGACTGGCAGTTCAAGATCTCCGGTCTGGTCGACGAGGAGATCACGCTGGACTGGAAACAGTTCAACGACCTCCCGCAGATAACGCTCGACGCCGAGTTCCACTGCGTAACCCAGTGGAGCAAGCTCCAGAACACCTGGCAGGGCATCCTGTTCACCGACGTCATGAAGCTCGTCACGCCCAAGCCGGGCTACGGCGGCTACTCGACGAACGTCGCGCTCGACGTTCTTGTCGACGACGACGTGATGTTCGCGCACTCACACGACGGCGCCCCGCTGACTCCGGAGCACGGCGGCCCCATGCGGCTCGTCGTTCCCAAGCGGTACGGCTGGAAGAGCGCGAAGTGGGTCAACGGCATCGAGTTCATGGCCGAGGACGAGCCCGGCTTCTGGGAGATGCGCGGCTACCACATGGAGGGCGACCCCTGGAAGGAAGAGCGCTTCTGGAGCAGCCTGACCTACTAG
- a CDS encoding type II toxin-antitoxin system YafQ family toxin → MRLSTTSRFERDLRRARRRGKDLDKLWSIVEQLLEGRSLSSRNRPHRLSGAWSHCWECHIEPDWLLIWDSTDDDVLILVRTGSHSDLFG, encoded by the coding sequence ATGAGGCTATCCACAACTTCACGGTTCGAGAGGGATCTTCGCCGCGCCAGAAGACGCGGCAAAGACCTCGACAAACTTTGGTCCATCGTCGAGCAACTCTTAGAAGGACGTTCTCTCAGTAGCCGGAACAGGCCGCACCGCCTGTCGGGAGCCTGGTCTCATTGCTGGGAGTGCCACATAGAGCCTGACTGGCTGCTTATCTGGGACTCAACCGATGACGATGTTCTGATCCTGGTGCGGACTGGAAGCCACTCCGATCTGTTTGGCTGA
- a CDS encoding YcaQ family DNA glycosylase, translating into MRRGSRPGIDDVYSTVERVGWVQIDTLQVVRRAQYLTLWSRLGTYDPDHLDSLLFDDGNTSPDNSRRLFEYWTHAACIIPLTQYRYMLPTMRQRSVGRGGWHRKWAAEPGNQKFVKSVLERVRTEGASRPADFRTEKRAPGSWWNWDHSKIALEYLYDIGELAISNRVNFQRHYDVRDRVLPEWVDRTEPTEHEALSHLLEISMKAFGVCAPVQVGDYFHMKRTVSKPIVESLIADGVFVPIRATLTDRQEHDLLVHRDNLHLLEKAADDELNPRRTTFLNPFDSLFWAKGRDVSFWKFEQVLECYKREPDRLWGYFCLPILDRDRVVGRFDPKLERSTGVLRLKKLHLEPGVRPSNRLASSFARAMRDFMRFHDATDLVIEHSNPGPFGEMVNREL; encoded by the coding sequence ATGCGCCGCGGTAGTCGGCCCGGTATCGATGATGTGTACTCGACTGTTGAGCGCGTTGGCTGGGTGCAGATCGACACGCTCCAGGTGGTCAGGCGCGCACAGTACCTGACTTTGTGGAGCAGACTCGGTACTTACGACCCTGACCATCTGGACAGCTTGTTGTTCGACGACGGCAACACGTCACCCGACAATAGCCGCCGCCTCTTCGAGTACTGGACTCACGCCGCGTGTATCATCCCGCTGACACAGTACCGCTACATGCTGCCGACGATGCGGCAACGTTCGGTGGGACGAGGCGGTTGGCACCGGAAGTGGGCGGCAGAGCCTGGGAATCAGAAATTCGTGAAGTCTGTCCTGGAGCGGGTCCGAACCGAAGGCGCGTCCCGTCCGGCCGACTTCCGTACTGAGAAGAGGGCCCCCGGATCGTGGTGGAACTGGGACCACTCCAAGATCGCGCTCGAATACCTGTATGACATTGGCGAGCTTGCGATCTCAAACCGGGTCAACTTCCAGAGACACTATGATGTCCGAGACCGTGTGCTGCCGGAGTGGGTTGATCGTACCGAGCCGACCGAACACGAGGCGCTGTCCCACCTGCTTGAGATCTCGATGAAGGCGTTCGGCGTCTGCGCCCCTGTACAGGTCGGCGACTACTTCCACATGAAGCGGACAGTGTCGAAGCCGATCGTCGAGTCACTCATCGCGGATGGCGTGTTCGTCCCGATCAGGGCAACGCTTACCGATAGGCAGGAGCATGACCTGCTCGTACACCGCGACAACCTGCACCTGCTCGAAAAGGCTGCGGACGACGAACTCAATCCGAGACGCACCACGTTCCTCAACCCGTTCGACAGTCTCTTCTGGGCGAAGGGACGGGACGTGAGTTTCTGGAAGTTCGAGCAGGTGCTTGAGTGCTACAAGCGCGAGCCTGACCGGCTCTGGGGATACTTCTGCCTGCCGATTCTGGACCGTGACAGGGTGGTGGGACGCTTCGATCCAAAGCTAGAACGCAGCACAGGAGTCCTGCGACTGAAGAAGCTACATCTGGAACCCGGGGTCAGACCCAGCAACCGGCTTGCGTCGTCGTTTGCGCGCGCCATGCGTGACTTCATGCGCTTCCATGACGCCACCGACCTCGTGATCGAGCACAGTAACCCGGGTCCCTTCGGGGAAATGGTGAATAGAGAATTGTGA
- a CDS encoding glycosyltransferase family 39 protein produces MSAPDNPPDSSGPGPKLIREQLGRAAAVRFTLVASAIVLAILADHFIRADDMKWAIAPLVIAVVCLALADTRREQTTDERAASTGRGRSQTCPYSRRFPADPNSRFGVDLNERTIGALAALCSIVLMFVALRNFGHDEPESLTLAWYSFGAAVALTLAAIPAMDNRWTALILRLKAAGGLHIGLRSTVPWLVLLAILVLAAGLRLYNLDDLPAGLWFDEADNLFHAREYAGDPGQIPVYEPSTNLPTMFLMPIAAVVKLAGVAITTPRLVAAAFGLLGIVATFLFVRHVLGASAALIAAFLVAVMRWDLNWSRIGMHGITGVLFAALTGWLMLRAIRTGRTSDFAFAGASLGLGMWFYSPFRMFPLVVGLILLLHLLVSRPNFRAYAANIATMAILTLFVAAPVAQYAMENSEQFFERTETTSLFNLTPREDWGSRLLSSLDMHVLMFNVEGDPNPRHNLPNAPMLDRITGALFVLGFFFALIRWRSVALFMLPFWVFFMVLPGVLTVPWEAPQSLRSILVIPAVAALAALVIDLLWRTWRDVPWSLARRIALPAILALLGIVAYLNVDLYFGDQANDPRVYAGFSTDETLMARSQVERQRLGYSLWVSRQFLFGLTSTLLANHPRVEVLKAPETLPLVSTLVWRGAAAYFEPRERGFWEVMKAYYPDAEFNIVTAPAGGDPMYYTGFVSREELASRQGLDATYTVNRNEVPGRRDSVTDSTWHPDAGPEQFPYRVALSGSLHVPEYGEYEFMLDSSHAVVDLNGQRVLESNMTTSRVTLASGLHELSIVADIEGPDGSIRVLWQNEDGVREPIPFSRLYRGSVRPVGLAGRFFEGERTSGVPGSMQVTPSMDLFHYSPVIPHPYTAVWEGSLRTDTLGAHRFKVSRTHNGEISLYVNNRLVAEDPPGDNTATTGELRLTPGQNRLRIEYKSPSGPTQFEVLWALDSGTYRPIPVELLTPAPEHMMQVVE; encoded by the coding sequence ATGAGCGCCCCGGATAACCCTCCCGACTCTTCCGGCCCTGGGCCCAAACTCATTCGTGAACAGCTTGGTCGCGCTGCGGCTGTCAGGTTCACGCTCGTCGCGTCCGCCATCGTCCTGGCCATTCTGGCAGACCATTTCATACGCGCTGACGACATGAAGTGGGCCATTGCGCCGCTCGTCATCGCTGTAGTGTGCCTGGCGCTTGCGGACACACGGCGAGAACAGACAACGGACGAGCGAGCCGCCTCTACAGGTAGAGGGAGGTCTCAAACCTGCCCCTACTCCCGTAGGTTCCCAGCGGACCCCAACTCGCGTTTCGGAGTCGATCTGAACGAGAGAACGATCGGGGCCCTCGCCGCGCTCTGCTCCATCGTCCTGATGTTCGTCGCGCTCCGCAACTTCGGACACGACGAGCCCGAGAGCCTGACCCTCGCCTGGTACTCATTCGGAGCCGCAGTCGCTCTCACGCTGGCTGCCATTCCCGCCATGGACAATCGGTGGACCGCACTGATACTCAGGCTGAAGGCCGCGGGCGGACTGCATATCGGACTGCGTTCGACAGTGCCGTGGCTCGTCCTGTTGGCGATCCTCGTGCTGGCAGCAGGACTGCGGCTGTACAACCTCGATGACCTGCCCGCCGGGCTCTGGTTCGACGAGGCTGACAACCTGTTCCATGCCCGCGAGTACGCAGGTGACCCCGGGCAGATTCCGGTGTATGAACCCTCCACTAATCTTCCGACGATGTTCCTGATGCCTATCGCTGCCGTCGTCAAGCTCGCGGGCGTGGCAATCACCACGCCGAGACTCGTGGCCGCTGCGTTCGGGTTGCTGGGCATTGTCGCCACGTTCCTTTTCGTCCGTCATGTGCTCGGGGCGTCGGCTGCGCTGATTGCCGCATTCCTCGTGGCCGTCATGCGCTGGGACCTCAACTGGAGCCGCATCGGGATGCACGGCATCACCGGCGTGCTATTCGCGGCCCTTACCGGATGGCTGATGCTCCGTGCGATACGAACCGGGCGAACGTCGGACTTCGCATTCGCCGGTGCGTCCCTTGGTCTGGGTATGTGGTTCTACTCCCCTTTCAGGATGTTCCCGCTAGTGGTCGGGTTGATTCTTCTACTGCACCTGCTGGTGTCGCGCCCCAACTTCAGGGCGTACGCGGCAAATATAGCGACGATGGCGATTCTCACTCTGTTTGTGGCAGCGCCCGTCGCGCAGTACGCGATGGAGAATTCCGAGCAGTTCTTTGAGCGAACCGAGACGACCTCGCTGTTCAACCTGACTCCACGAGAGGACTGGGGGAGCAGGCTCCTCTCCAGCCTGGACATGCATGTGCTCATGTTCAACGTCGAGGGCGACCCCAACCCGCGACACAATCTGCCGAACGCGCCGATGCTCGACCGCATAACCGGCGCGCTGTTCGTTCTCGGCTTCTTCTTCGCGCTGATCCGGTGGCGGTCCGTCGCGCTGTTTATGCTGCCGTTCTGGGTGTTCTTCATGGTGCTCCCCGGCGTCCTCACCGTGCCGTGGGAGGCACCCCAGTCACTGAGGTCGATCCTGGTCATTCCGGCTGTTGCAGCGCTGGCCGCACTTGTCATCGATCTGCTGTGGCGAACGTGGAGAGACGTCCCGTGGAGTCTCGCGAGACGAATCGCGCTGCCAGCTATCCTCGCTCTCCTGGGGATTGTCGCGTACCTCAACGTCGACCTCTACTTTGGCGACCAGGCGAACGATCCCAGGGTGTACGCGGGGTTCTCGACCGACGAGACGCTGATGGCGCGTAGCCAGGTCGAGCGTCAACGGCTCGGCTACTCGCTGTGGGTGTCGAGACAGTTCCTGTTCGGCCTGACCAGCACGCTGCTCGCCAACCATCCAAGGGTCGAGGTGCTGAAGGCTCCCGAGACTCTGCCGCTCGTCTCGACGCTTGTCTGGAGAGGCGCAGCCGCCTACTTCGAACCGCGTGAGCGTGGCTTCTGGGAGGTGATGAAGGCCTACTACCCCGACGCCGAGTTCAACATCGTGACCGCGCCCGCTGGCGGCGACCCGATGTACTACACCGGCTTCGTCAGCCGTGAGGAGCTTGCCTCTCGGCAGGGTCTGGACGCGACGTACACTGTGAACAGGAACGAGGTCCCCGGAAGGCGAGACAGCGTTACGGACTCGACGTGGCACCCCGACGCCGGCCCAGAGCAGTTTCCGTACCGTGTCGCGCTCTCCGGCTCGCTGCATGTACCAGAATATGGCGAGTACGAGTTCATGCTCGACAGCTCCCACGCCGTCGTCGATCTGAACGGCCAGCGAGTCCTGGAATCAAACATGACGACCTCGCGAGTGACCCTCGCGTCCGGTCTGCACGAGTTATCCATCGTCGCCGACATCGAAGGCCCTGACGGTTCAATTCGGGTGCTATGGCAGAACGAGGACGGTGTCCGCGAACCCATCCCATTCAGCAGGCTGTACCGTGGCTCTGTCAGACCAGTGGGCCTCGCCGGACGCTTCTTCGAGGGCGAACGTACGTCAGGAGTCCCGGGCTCGATGCAGGTCACGCCCTCGATGGACCTCTTCCACTACAGCCCGGTCATTCCACACCCATACACAGCAGTCTGGGAGGGCTCTCTCCGGACCGACACGCTCGGTGCTCATCGGTTCAAAGTCAGCCGCACTCACAATGGGGAGATTTCCCTCTACGTCAACAACCGCCTCGTCGCCGAGGACCCTCCCGGCGACAACACGGCCACGACCGGCGAACTCAGACTCACCCCAGGACAGAACCGCCTACGCATCGAGTATAAATCTCCATCAGGTCCGACCCAGTTCGAAGTCCTCTGGGCCCTCGACTCAGGCACCTACAGGCCAATTCCGGTTGAGCTACTGACTCCTGCTCCTGAGCACATGATGCAGGTGGTGGAGTAG